GATAATCATGAGACATTGTGGCTCCATCTAAGACCAAACCGCCTCCCCCGGGGGTTTTCCTGCATAATCGCGGCAGTGATCTATCACCCCCCCAAGGCCGATGGGACATCTATCCGGGAGCATTTGTTCCAGTCCCTCGTCCTAGCGGAGACGCGATATCCCAACTGTGGATTGGTCGTCACAGGGGATTTCAACCGCTTGGATATTAAGGGCTTGCTGAATCACTTTCGTCTCCAGCAAATAGTTCAAGTTCAGACCCGGAAGGATGCCATATTAGACTTGGTGCTCACTAACATGCAAGAATACTATAATCCGCCACAAGCCTACCCTCCATTCGGGTTGTCGGATCACAACGCTGTTGTTGTGTCGCCAAAAGATGGTAAACGTGATGTAAACAGAAAGCACGTTGTTAAAAGGCGTGACTTACGTGAGAGTAACAAGGCTGCCTTGGGGAGATATCTAACCTCTATTGATTGGCCTTTATTGTTCGCTCCTACGGATAGTTGCCAGGAAAAGTGGGAGATTTTCCACACTGCTGTACATACAGGGCTTGATATTCTGATGCCTGAGAAAGAAATTCGCACCTGTAGTGCGGACGCTCCTTGGATTGACCATAAGCTGAAGTCAATGAttctaaaaagacaaaaagcgTTCAAATCATATGGCGGCGACTCTGCCCAATTCAAGTTCTTCCGAAATCTGGTTAACCGGGAAAGAAAGGCATGCAGAGCTAAATATTATGAAGTGAGAATTCAGAATTTAAGACAAGAAGCCCCAAAGAAATGGTGGGACGAAGTAAAGCGTCTGAGCggctcaaaaaggaaaaatggcgACCTTCTGAGCCAGATTGACGTGGAAGGTTTTTCAGAATTGTCATTAATAGAAAAGGCCAACACCATCAATGCCGCGTTTTTAGAACCGCTGGAGGAGTACAGACTGCCAACTCCACTAGAGTTTCTCCCCATGGAGGCGAATACAACACCAGAGATCCTGCACGTGGGTGAACAACGTGTTCAGAAGGTTCTGTCTCACCTTAACCCTGGGAAAGCGTGTGGGCCTGATAGAATTCCCAATTGGCTACTGAAGGAATATTCAGATGCAGTGGCTTTCCCAGTGACAGAAATCCTTAATGCCTCCTACTCCGAGCAGCATTTACCAAAAATGTGGAAGTTGGCTGACGTGACACCCCTGCCcaaaaagaaatcagtaaaggaactgaaaaaggaCCTAAGACCTATCTCGCTTACTCCATGCATTTCTAAGGTCGCAGAAGGGTTTATTGTGGACGACTACGTCAAACCAGCAGTTATGAGTATCATTGACGACAGCCAATACGGGGCAATACCAAACTCTTCCACGACTATGGCCTTAATTAGCATGTTACATAATTGGTCAATTAACACTGATGGAAATGGCGCTACTATAAGAACAATCGTATTTGATTATCGAAAGGCCTTTGATTTTATCGACCATGAAATTCTGATTAGAAAACTGCGTACTAAGTGTAAATTGCCAGTTAGTATTACCAATTGGATAGTTGACTTTCTTTCTGATAGATCACAAAGAATTAAGCTGGCTGCGGAGTGCTTTTCGGAGTGGGGATCTGTGCCCTCCGGAGTACCACAGGGCACAAAATTGGGCCCATGGTTATTTGTGCTTATGATAAATGACCTTGAAATCGCGTATCCACTATGGAAATACGTTGATGATACAACAGCCTCGGAGATGATACCAAAAGAGAGTGAAAGTCACGCCCAAAATATAGCAGATTGTGTTAGTGAGTGGTCACGAGAAAATAGAGTTCACTTGAATTCTGATAAGTGCAAAGAGCTTCGGATCTCATTTTCTAAAAGGCCCGGTTCTTTGATCCCATAGTAATTGAAGGCAAAGAGTTGGAGGTAGTTAGTAGCGTAAAGCTCCTGGGCCTTAATATAGCTAGCGACTTGACCTGGAACAGTCATATATCAGAAGTAATCAAAAAGGCCAGTAAGAGGTTGTATTTTTTAGTGCAACTAAAGAGAGCTAGGGTTCCCTTACAAGACCTAGTACTTTTCTACACATCATGTGTAAGATCTGTAACAGAGTACGCGATACCTGTCTTCTATAATGCGCTTCCGCAATATCTGAAGAATGAGCTTTTACGTATTGAGAAACGGTCAATTTCCATTATAACTGCGGGTGATTGCGCGGTTGCTCAAGATTTAGGAATACGACCCATCTTAGAACATTACGAATTTCTATGTCAGAAGCTTTTTAAAGGTATCTTAGACAACCCTAGCCACAAGTTAAAGGCGCTTCTTCCACCCATACATAAACCCAGctataacttcaaaaataagcgcCAATTTAATATGCCACGCCTTCGCACTTCGAGAACGATGAACACTTTTATATTTGCTATGGCAAGGAGGTTTAATGGCTAGATTTTTATCGATacgatatcctttatttttgttacggcacgcgtgataattatagtaataataatgataatgataatgtagatacttttaattaatttaaatttattttaattagtttacatttatagctaatgtattttatttaatttactatcatgttattatattgtaaattgctgGTATAATAAGACGTGTAATtaggtttttgaattttaaattttaaatttcttggattgtaaaaatgtgtaattcagccctcgggctgcaaatgcatttgagattaaactatctatctatctatctatctatcttacTTTCTGTACCTTATCAGCTCCTTCAAAACATAccaccccctccctcctctCTCCAAGCCACCTCCTCCCTCAACAAGCACTGGTTGAAATCAATGAGGGGTGTGCACAGGGTTTTACCATGAGAAGTGGTGGGGAAAGGATCCTAAACTAGCATCTTACCTGCATTTGGTGGCATTTCAAGTTGTTCTACCATAGTAAATCATTACCTTTTCTGGACTTGCACCTTAAAACCTCCCACAACTGACCCATGTCATATACATAAGAGACTTACCACAAGAGTTGGGTAGAGTCCATCAGATCGGTCACTTTTAAGACAGGATGCGATAATCTCTCCAAGACTGAGATCATTTAGCAACCAAGTTGTACTTAGTTGAACCTGAACTCCGAGGAAGTGAAGCTGTGAGATGGTTGAGGACAAAATCACCCCATCGATTGATAGTATGAGTTTCACATCGTCACACAGGTGGGTCTTTAGTTCCTTTATAGACTCGACAAGGCATGATTCATCAGCAAGGGAAGCTTTTTTAGGACACAAAAGAAAAGTGCTAGATCTGTGTTTTAGGTCATTGATTTCTTCGGCCAACTCAGCTACAGAGCACTCTTGATCAGGTAATTTGCAGACAATCCTTTCTCTGGGTAAAAATTCTCCCAGGCTATGCAGTTGGTGATCTTTGTTAAGGATGACACTGTTAGCACCAGAATCCAGTATATCTAAGACCTCGTCTTCAGAATTCAGTTCAATTTCTACGCAACAAGAGGTCCTATGCATAACTTTCTTTCCAAATTCTTTTGTCTCCTGGACTTTATCAAGATAAACGATGGTAAACTCTGGGCACAAAGAAATTGTATCGAGGCAGCCTGTTAcatcttcaattttttccccATCCTTTGGATCCACTAGAGTCCCTCCTTTCAGATATACACTTGGGATTATCATTTTGAACGTgctgaa
This is a stretch of genomic DNA from Pocillopora verrucosa isolate sample1 chromosome 12, ASM3666991v2, whole genome shotgun sequence. It encodes these proteins:
- the LOC136277353 gene encoding uncharacterized protein, yielding MAIFYSRAALNAILSSTTKKSLGCELWRNISDLGITRQRPTRRGTRAGQRKQRQIGICMGNGARKIQQFPNFNGCFFAKNLILHRKPYLHNQLANILNIQNDTFPRSNLNNCIVIDCTKENRAASTEWSPKVPKIMLANVMSLAPKMDEVSEFITRNHINLAFVTETWLKDSVLDTVVDIPGFAIVREDRKTLEHGGVCVYIQEKRCKYKQLNDLKCCDNHETLWLHLRPNRLPRGFSCIIAAVIYHPPKADGTSIREHLFQSLVLAETRYPNCGLVVTGDFNRLDIKGLLNHFRLQQIVQVQTRKDAILDLVLTNMQEYYNPPQAYPPFGLSDHNAVVVSPKDGKRDVNRKHVVKRRDLRESNKAALGRYLTSIDWPLLFAPTDSCQEKWEIFHTAVHTGLDILMPEKEIRTCSADAPWIDHKLKSMILKRQKAFKSYGGDSAQFKFFRNLVNRERKACRAKYYEVRIQNLRQEAPKKWWDEKRPTPSMPRF